From the genome of Triticum aestivum cultivar Chinese Spring chromosome 1A, IWGSC CS RefSeq v2.1, whole genome shotgun sequence:
GACGATCCTCAAGATAGGTTGTAATGTTATCCGTTATTGTGTTGATGCATCCTAATTGTAGCGATAATGATTTTAAATAATAATATTAAATAATGTTATCCGTTATAGGCCCAGTTCTTTTGAGCAGATTATGGAGAATCTTGGTCCCGAAAATCCCAAGCGAAAAGAACTCGATTGAACTTCCAAAATCTCAACTGGATTCTCTAGAATCCTAGTGCAATCCCAAAATCCCAAAATACCTGGTTTCTCCCACAATCTCAGGATTCTGGCAAGTCCCACCAAAGATAACGCTTGGAGTTAACAGAGTGCCCCTGTTGCAGCAGGTTATTACGGCAAAACTGCTACCGAGCCACCCACGACCGATGCCGATCTGTTCGCATCGCGCGACCTCGAGTAGGGCCGCCCGCTAAGattccagcgccgccgcccgccccagTTCGCCGTCCCGGACCACGCAGCCGCCGGCGCGGCCCTCCCCGCCGCCGGTCCGCACTCCCGCCGCAGTCCAGCTTCCTCTGTGGGCCCTTTCCCCCTTTGCCCTCTGCCGCCACCGGGACACCCGGAAGCCGCCGCCGGGCCCCACGCACCGGCTACCGATGGCGCCTCCGTCCCGAAGCTGCAGCCGAACATAAACAtctcctccactcctccacggtgatccatcctctctttcccaactctctgtttttctttttttttaatctATAAACTGGGTAGATGCAAAAAAGTTTGCATAGATAGAGGAATCGATGGGTCAATTTGTTAGATGGATGGATAGATTGATTGTTCAATTTGTCACATGAATGGGTGGATTGATTGTTCAATTTGTCACATGGATGGATGGAttgattgttttattttgtttgatgGATGGATTGTGCTAGAATTTTTTTTGTTGATATTGTCAATACTACTGCATATTGGTGCTATTGCCGGAACTTGGCTTTGGCTCACATTTGACAAGATATTGTTCGAAACAACAAAGTGTTAACAATTCATCAAACAGTTTCTGTCAAGTGGTGCTATAGACATTTCGGCACACAACTCTTTCCAGAATCTCAAACTGGAATCTCATAAAAGAACTCGACGCCAGATTCTGGGGGAAGCAGGTTCTCGCAAAATTTTCTAGAATCTTGATTCTGCAGAATCCCGGGTGAAAAGAACTGGGCCATAGTAGGACATCATTAATTCTTGATCCAATTTGGCAAAAGTTATAGCTCAAGCCCTAGCAGTCCAACcgtaaggctggtcgtaatggtagtatcatagctagtatcatgcatgccaactaggcaattttgatgaattgttatagcattaaatgaagaaagagaggatggagtatcatatcatgattccgtatcataataaatgctatgctactttgtgtcatgcatggcaataaatagagtactacatgatactaatatatgatattatgcattagggaggtagtatcatacactagtatcatatgcatgatactagtatatgatactccccattacaaccagcctaaacgtGCATCAACAAATATCAGAGGAGCGATTGTTTGCCAGGTGCCTTTTGTCTTTGACCTCAAAATTACACAGAGAACAAGTGAATGACATACTCAACAGAAACGACACCTTCGGGCATTTTTTTGATGCAAAATCACCAAAGATCAATGTTATCCAACATATCCTTCTCAATACAGCACAATGTCTTCTATCTTTTGACATAGTTGATCTCAAATAGTTTTTTTAGTAATTTTAGTTTTGAGAAACATCTTTCAGCAGATGGTATAGTCACAGGGAATTTTAAGAGAATTCAATAAGCACTGGACACATTTTGATAGCAATCTGCAGCTGTAACAAAATTAAACATCTCATCTGCTGAAATGAATCTATTTGGCAAAGTCATTTTGAAGCAATGCTACAATCAGCAGAAtatatctttttttttcttcgaaaagggggtatgccccagcctctgcatctgaatGATGCATACGGCTAATATTATTAATAAGCAAAATATCCAACAAAGGTCTCCAAGTCTCCAAtaaaaaaaggtaaaaaaaaacTCCACAAGAGCTGAAAAGGAAAAGCCACAACCGGTTGGCAAAGAAGGATaagagcactacatgcctatcctattacatgaccgccatccaaaccgattgaaaataccccgagctaccatctcccatcgggtagacgcagtaatcaaacgctccctggcctccgtcggagtgagtagcgaccacatacggatcaacgccgtGGCTCTGAATATAACCTGCagaaaatgaatatttgttgttatgttaaaaccaaatcatttctgcaattccagattgcccataataaagcacacacTCCCACACAAATGTGTCGTGCTGTATCAAAATTTATCCcatcaagccacgtcccaaataaagtattgatggaattcggtggtgtaatgttaaaagcaatgtggaccgaCTGCCACATCTATTTTTGCTAAGGGACAATCCAGAAAGAGATGTTTGATGGATTCGTGTTGGTCACAGAAACTACATCTGGTAGATCATGTCCAATTGCGTTTTGCTAAGTTATCCTtcgttaaaataacttgtttatgtacaaaccacataaacactttgatctttaaaggaactttgactttctaaACATGTTTCTATTTAGGAATCACACTAGAGTTGATAACATCCAAATACATGAAATATATCTAACTGAAATTTTATGTACAAAAAGAGAGGAATCAAGCAGGTCAAACATCATAACAGAAATAAATAGGCAAGGCCAAAGAATTGAGATCTAAAAATTGCATGAATGGGGAATGGCGAATCTGGGGCACATGCTGCGGGCTGTTGCTCTTGCGGTACTGCAAGGGTGGTGTGTTGCTTGCCTCCGCTAACCTGGGGCCCTTGGGTATTTATAGGAAGAGAGAAGCCGAAGAAATCCATCTGATGCTCATACAATGGAAAATTCATTGATTAACTTGGGGAATTGGGGTCGTGGGCTCATAGGAACTTGGGATAATCAATTGGTGAAGACTGAAGAAGACGATGGTGGCTGGGAGACGAACGAGCCGGCGGCGTCTTTCTCGGAGATAACGAACGAAAAGGGATTGCGTCGTGTGTGAGTTTCCCCAGTTCTTCTGATCTTCTCTCTTCATGGGCTGGGTCTGCTACCTTGCGTACTAGAATTTGTTTAGGAATATGTATATACTGCTATGCACAGGGTATGGGCCCCTGATTGGGCTGGTCCCTAGGCCGTCGCACTCGTCGCCATGGCCAAGGGCCGGCCCTGGCCAGGGCTCCGCCTGGGATGCTACTCGTCCCATAAGCGGATCATAGCCAGACACCAGAATCCTGGAGTCTGACATAGGCATCCCCAGATGGGAAATGGGGAAGGAGGCAAGCCTGCAGTTGAGATTGTCAGAAAACCTATGTTGCTCGGCAGGCGAGTAACCTAAGTAAGCCATGATGGCATTCCCTAAAAAAAGTAGGATGGCGTGCGATATAGCTAAAGGAGGGAAAAAATATAACAAGCTCATCCATGTTACGCTCACTCTGGTCTGTAACAACATAAGAGAACTGATACAATACGGCCCGTCGTTAGCAGCGGATGATAGAGCAGAGGAGGCCATGAGGGCATGCTTCAAGATGGTATTTCTCTCAACATAATCATTAGCCACATGAGTTAAAGTGATAGTATTTGATATCAGGGTCTCCACACCCCAATTTATTGTTCCATGGCAACGCACCGATGTTCAACTAGTCTAGGTAGACAAGGGAGAACCCAACAATTGCAGAGGTCAATCTTTTCCGGTAAAACAAGGAAGCAAACCAAGCAGGCAGCCAGCGATGACCGAAGAAAGTTTGATCAGTAGGTGAGCGCGGTGCTGTTGGCGCCGAGCAGCAGCTGCTGCGCCTTAAACTGCCTCCACTCGTCGAGCACGGCGTTGAGCCTGTCGATCTTGTCCTGCAGGCCGTGGATGCAGGCTGCGTGGAAGGTGCATATCTCATGGAAGTTGAACTTCTTCCACGCCTCGCACGCGCTATGGAAGTAGGTAGTGTCCACGAGCTGCACGGTCGCCCCGTGCCTTGCAGCCAGCTCGTGCTTCATCTCTCTGAACACCACCTGGTCGTTCTCCCCGGGCCACCGCGTCCTCGCCTCGTACCAGTCCCTGAAGAACGCCAGGGACGCCGCGGTCGGCCTCGCGTACACAAACCCGCCGTTGGCGGCCTTGTCGAGGTCGTACGGGTTGGTGCCGAAATGGTTGTCGCAGCCGAGGGTGATGTCGGCGCCGACCGGGATGCGCAGCAGCGGGTTTCGGAACCACAAGATGTCCAAGTCAGTAAAGAGGAAGGAGTAGCCGAGCGCGAGCACCCGCGCCTGGAACCTGTTGCGTGCCCACATCATGTCCACGTAGTCCTTGTCATAGAACATGAGCTCCGTGCCATTGGGGGCGGCGCCTTTCGCGCCGGAGAGCAGGTGGCAGAGCAGGTGCATGCGCCGGCACCGCTCGAGTCCCTTGG
Proteins encoded in this window:
- the LOC123073032 gene encoding uncharacterized protein At4g15970-like, whose translation is MTSVTNLLCFVLGAAAMAAFVALLLPSAPCPYTIADAGIRKLSTAAVASDDDGLAELLRSASMEDKTVILAFANEAHALPGSLLQMLLDSLRTGVRTEPLLKHLVVVATDPKGLERCRRMHLLCHLLSGAKGAAPNGTELMFYDKDYVDMMWARNRFQARVLALGYSFLFTDLDILWFRNPLLRIPVGADITLGCDNHFGTNPYDLDKAANGGFVYARPTAASLAFFRDWYEARTRWPGENDQVVFREMKHELAARHGATVQLVDTTYFHSACEAWKKFNFHEICTFHAACIHGLQDKIDRLNAVLDEWRQFKAQQLLLGANSTALTY